In Campylobacter sp. RM16187, the DNA window ATTTTTATCTCGATGAGTATATTAAAAGATACGGCGATAATGGACCTAAGAGTGAATTTGCCCAATATCTTAAGATAAAGGCGAATTTCGACTCGTTCTCACAACCAAATCGTAATCAAAAACTAATGCAGGATAGCGTGGCGGAGATTGAAAAATTTCTATATATATATCCAAATACCAAGTATAGACCCTTGATTGAAACTATGCTTACTAAATTTCAGCTTGCCATATTTTATCTGGATGAGCAGATAGCTGACCTGTATAAGAGAACAGGAAGAGAGCAATCGGCTGAAATTTATAGACAAAAAGTCGAAGAATCGCCTCTAATGGATGCGAATTTGATACCGCCAAAGCTTCCTTGGTATAGAAAAATATTTGAATAGGAGAAAAAGTTGCAAATAAATGAATCAAAAGCTTTTCCGGCTGAGCTTCCTATAATAGTTGAAGACGAGCTATTTTTATATCCTTTTATGATAACTCCGCTATTTTTAAATGATGATGAAAATTTAGCCGCCCTAAATTTGGCTATAGAAAATCAAAGTCAAATTTTGGTAGCTCCGACAAAGCCACAAAATGAAGGAATGAGGGATTTTGAAGGTATTTATGATGCAGGAGTTATAGGCACGATTATGAGAAAAGTTCCGCTTCCTGACGGCAGAGTGAAAATTTTATTTCAAGGCTCAAGCAAGGGTCGAATAATCAATAAAATTGGTGTCAAGCCTTTAAGGGCTATTGTGGAAGTTGTCCATGAAAAGCACCCTACGGCTGTTAAAAGTGATGCTTTGGTAACCGTTCTTAGGGAAAAAGTTAGGGATTTAGCCGCTCTTAGCCATTTTTTCCCGCCTGACCTATTAAAAACTATAGAGGAAAGTGTAGAGGTTAATAGGGTATGTGACCTTGTGCTTAGTTCGCTTAGATTAAAAAAACAGATTGCTTACGAATTTTTTACAGAGGAAAATTTGGAGCAAAAACTCCTAAAGTTAATTGACTATATTATTGAGGAGATTGAGGCTAATAAACTGCAGCGCGAGATAAAAAACAAGGTTCATTCTCGCATAGACAAGGTCAATAAGGAGTATTTTTTAAAAGAGCAGTTAAAACAGATTCAACAAGAGCTTGGTACCGATACTACCCGTGAAAATGAGATAGAAGAGTATCGCAAGAAACTTGAGAAAAAGAAAAAATTCATGGCTGATGATGCTTATAAAGAGATTAAAAAGCAGATTGATAAACTAAGTCGCATGCATCCAGATTCTGCTGATGCGAATACTATCCAGAGCTATCTTGACTGGGTTATTGAGGTGCCTTTTGAAAATATTGCAAACAAAAAGCTAAGCGTAGCCGAGGTTAGCAGGCACCTAAATACCGATCATTACGGACTCGTCAGACCTAAAGAGAGGATAGAGGAATACTTCTCTCTAAGAGAGCTTTTAGAGCTTAGAGGAATTGCCGATAAGGTAAACAACGGAGCGATTTTATGCTTTGCAGGACCTCCGGGTGTGGGTAAAACCAGCCTTGCAAACTCTATCGCAAAGGCGCTTAAAAGAGAGCTTGTGCGAGTAGCACTTGGCGGGCTTGAGGACGTAAATGAGCTTAGAGGGCATAGAAGAACTTATATAGGAGCGATGCCGGGACGCATAGTGCAAGGTCTCATAGAGGCTAAGCAGATGAATCCTGTCGTAGTGCTTGATGAGATAGATAAGGTCGGCAGAAGTTTTCGTGGTGATCCTACGGCTGTTTTACTTGAAATTTTAGATCCGGAACAAAACAATAAATTTAGAGATTACTATCTAAATTTTAATATAGATCTAAGTAAGGTAGTATTTGTGGCTACTGCAAACGATGTTGGCTCTATCCCACCTGCACTACGCGACAGGATGGAGTTTATCCAGCTTAGTTCATATACTCCGCAAGAGAAATTTGAGATAGCCAGGAAATATTTGATACCTCAAGAACTTAAAAAACATGGATTAAAATCAAGCGAGGTAAGTTTTGGCAAAGATGTCTTAAATTTAATTATATCTGATTACACAAGAGAGAGCGGAGTAAGAAATTTACGCAGACGTATAGCGGATATCTTTAGAAAAGTTGCAAAAAAACTTTTAAGTGATATGAGTATTAAAAAAGTGAATATCACTACTAAAAATTTGAGTGAGTTTTTAGAGAAAAAAGTATACGAGATAGAGCCTGCGGATAAGATAGATCAAGTAGGGCAGGTTAATGGTCTTGCTTGGACAAGTGTGGGCGGAGATGTCCTAAAAATAGAGGCTATTCGCATTCAAGGCAAAGGCTCTATGCAGATAACCGGATCTTTGGGAGATGTGATGAAAGAGAGTGCATACATAGCATTTAGTCTCGTTAAGGTATTGATAGACAATAAGAAGATAAAAGTGCCTACTAAAATCATACCCGTTTTTGCAGATGATAAAAAGAAAGTTGAGCCAAGCGATGTGTATCGTAGGTTTGATCTGCATATACATGTGCCAGAAGGTGCGACTCCCAAAGATGGTCCAAGTGCTGGAATCACGATGGTAACCGCAATAGCTTCGATACTTACCGATACAAAGGTTAGGGCTGATGTGGCTATGACAGGAGAGATAACTTTAAGTGGTAGAGTTTTACCTATAGGCGGGCTCAAAGAAAAGCTGATAGCGGCTCATAAGGCCGGCATAAAAACTGCTTTAATACCGCGCAAAAACTACGAGCGCGACTTAGACGATGTGCCAAACGATGTAAAAACCGACGTAAAGATCGTTGCCGTTGATACTATAGAAGATGTTTTAAAAGTCGCTTTGGTCTTAAAATAAATTTTATGAAGTCTTGTGGAGTAAAAGCAAGACTTCATT includes these proteins:
- a CDS encoding outer membrane protein assembly factor BamD, which gives rise to MSSFVKILSFFILIVFLSGCAEKYSELYNLTPDEWYTQIISDINDRDLESADKHYTSMSSEHVASPMLEQILLILSQAHANEEEYLLANFYLDEYIKRYGDNGPKSEFAQYLKIKANFDSFSQPNRNQKLMQDSVAEIEKFLYIYPNTKYRPLIETMLTKFQLAIFYLDEQIADLYKRTGREQSAEIYRQKVEESPLMDANLIPPKLPWYRKIFE
- the lon gene encoding endopeptidase La, coding for MQINESKAFPAELPIIVEDELFLYPFMITPLFLNDDENLAALNLAIENQSQILVAPTKPQNEGMRDFEGIYDAGVIGTIMRKVPLPDGRVKILFQGSSKGRIINKIGVKPLRAIVEVVHEKHPTAVKSDALVTVLREKVRDLAALSHFFPPDLLKTIEESVEVNRVCDLVLSSLRLKKQIAYEFFTEENLEQKLLKLIDYIIEEIEANKLQREIKNKVHSRIDKVNKEYFLKEQLKQIQQELGTDTTRENEIEEYRKKLEKKKKFMADDAYKEIKKQIDKLSRMHPDSADANTIQSYLDWVIEVPFENIANKKLSVAEVSRHLNTDHYGLVRPKERIEEYFSLRELLELRGIADKVNNGAILCFAGPPGVGKTSLANSIAKALKRELVRVALGGLEDVNELRGHRRTYIGAMPGRIVQGLIEAKQMNPVVVLDEIDKVGRSFRGDPTAVLLEILDPEQNNKFRDYYLNFNIDLSKVVFVATANDVGSIPPALRDRMEFIQLSSYTPQEKFEIARKYLIPQELKKHGLKSSEVSFGKDVLNLIISDYTRESGVRNLRRRIADIFRKVAKKLLSDMSIKKVNITTKNLSEFLEKKVYEIEPADKIDQVGQVNGLAWTSVGGDVLKIEAIRIQGKGSMQITGSLGDVMKESAYIAFSLVKVLIDNKKIKVPTKIIPVFADDKKKVEPSDVYRRFDLHIHVPEGATPKDGPSAGITMVTAIASILTDTKVRADVAMTGEITLSGRVLPIGGLKEKLIAAHKAGIKTALIPRKNYERDLDDVPNDVKTDVKIVAVDTIEDVLKVALVLK